The genomic DNA cattttatggcctcaagaaattaaatagtttgtcagcacatcaggattgatcaattttcagatatataccatagtttgtggacgctataactttcctacagtctAAATAATATATagtgatttggattatttttcaccaaaaaaaatgtagcagcccacatttatgaagaaagattatttatttgcaaaatattatttttagtttattcagcaagtaataaaaaaactcagtggtgattaaataccgcaaaaagaaagccttatttgtgtgaaacaaaatgataaaaatgtcatatgggtacaatgttgtatattgtcattcaaagtgtaacaacgctgaaagctgaaaattggcctgggcaggaagagggtaaaagtgtctggtatagaagtggttaaccacttgcagcccatgctatagccgagtgacagctacagcgcggccggccagttctgggagggcgtcatatggcgTCCTCCCGTGATAGAGCcctctggacactgctgatcacagattgaggcaaagagccaatcagtgactctttaccacgtgatcagctgtgtgtaatcacagctgatcactatgtaaacagaagctggttattgcCATTCCTTTTCTCATGCTGACAggcgaagagagccgataaccagcttgtgtaaaagggacaagTACACTGATcattagggcactgattatcagtgtcctgattatcagtgcagtcccaacagtgcccactggtgctgccaatcagtgcccatcaatactcatcagtgcccatcaatcctcatcagtgccacctcatcaatgctcatcagtgccacctcatcattgcccatcagtgcagcctcatcagcgcacatcagtgaaggagaaaaactacccgtttgcaaaattctataacaaactatgaataagttttttttttaaatgtattgtctTTTTTCACttgtagagcaaaaaataaaaaacccagcggtgattaaataccaccaaaagaaatctctatttgtgtgaacaaaatgctaaaaatttgatgaggcggcactgatgagcattgcatgaccgcgcaattgtcattcaaagtgtgacagtgctaaaagctgaaaattggcctgggcagctagggggtaaaagtgtccagtaggcaagtgattaaactagaattataggcaaatccaaaaaaaaaaaaaaaaaaccttatatggCTCTTTAAAACATATTTCTGTAATGGTTTAAATACATAGCGATCCTGCTGGTGATCAGTGTTGTTACCTTGTTCAGTGTAGCCTCACCACACTACTGAGTGAGGAGTAGGAGGGTTGTCAGTGTGGATCTAAAGGAAGATATAAAAAGCTAGTAGGAAATCAACTTGTGAGCACCCATGTAGGGCCTCCTGCACATGGACATCTAGAGGCTGCAAAGGCCTTTAGTTGAAAATCCCCAACACTTTCCTGGACCTGGAGAGCCACAGGTGTCACATACAGCTGTTCATAGAGGTCAATGGCTGTACATACGCTGCACTGATGTCTAGCACATCAGGGTTTACCTACCCATGCACTTACGGCAAATTGACCCAAACGTGAAAGTGCCTTATAAGCATGTCAACAACGATTCACAAGCCATCGCATAGAGCCATTCACATGTAAGGGTGGCTGTACAAGCTACCTGTGGCTCCCATTGGTGCTGGAAAATGCAGGAATTTTACActtagggttgccatcttttcttcaagccaagccTCTaccggcctgggacacctttggatgcCCCAAGTAGAgtaacagtgggtgtggccaaattgctcttgctgacatcatcgctctGCTCCCCAGttatgccgaacctgcccccagacagccacccgcAGTGTGACTattttggttacttggggagccacagcccagtctgattattgtgtccgggtttcaggcagactgaaacccggaaacatgattcaaaacccggactgtccgggttaaTTTccaaacaggtggcaaccctatttacaCTAGATGATTttgtgcccatgtgcatgaggcatGAGACTTTAATCAAATATCAGCTTTGGGTGGAATTTTAGAACCCATCAGGTTATTCATACCTATATAATACAAATTCATGAAATATTACTTTTGAGTGGGCTGAACCATTAatgatcttccttttttttttttcaggtttcgtCAATTGATAGCAGAGTATGAGCCTGACGTCCAGGAAGTTCCTCGTCTTTTCCGATCGGTCTTACAAGAAGCGAATGAGAAATTGAGAGAGGAGGAAGATGCAAAGAAACTGGCCAGGCAATGGAACACCAAGCGAGCTATGAGCTTGTCCCTCACCACCTTCAAGTCTCGAGCCAGAATCTATCCTTTTGCCAGTGACATTAAGACCATTTCTGAGGATGTTGAACGGGAGATAGAGCCAACCAGACGCGTGTGGAGCATGCCTGAGTTCCGCACTACTAAAGAGGACTAAACCTCCTTCAGAACATCGGGGTGCAGAGAATGTGAAAACCAATATGAACAATTTTGGCCTTTTTAGCACTTACTGAGATGTAGGAGTTACAAGAGGACAATAGAAATAATGTGTGAAGAAGACAATAGAAATAATATTCTTATGAACTAAAGTGTTATTTTTAAAACTATTAGTAATTTTCATTTGTTCTGTCATAGTGTAGCTTCTTAGCGTTGGAAGTGGAGCTAAATAAGGTGTTCTATTCTTTTTCTGGGTGGAATGGACAAAGTGTGACGTGTGGCCAAGTCTTCACAACTCTCTTAATGCCAGAGATGACTTGCGCTTGGATGATAGCTGTGCTTCCTGTGTCATACACCTGTACATAGGGGCATTGTCGATATACTCATTCCTATTATCCACCGATGGGTGTGTAACACTTACTTAGGGCAAGCATCATTCAAAGAAACCTGTACAGAGAGAAATACATGGACTGACCTCTCTTTTGGAAGATGTTCATTGCATGGCTGCCATGCTCATCAAATTACTTCAGTTCTTTCTGATAGACCCAGCTCACCAGCGGTTATAGTTGTCCCTGGCCATTGACTCTAAGTATTAAATGTTAAGGATGACTCTAGTAGCTTGTAGATAGAGTGGAGAGGCCCCCTGAGTTTTGATAATTGCTGTCCTGTCAACTGGCTATGATCAGGATGATGGTAGAGGCTTTCTTCTCGTACACATAAATATCAATTACAGAGCCCTGTAGTTGTTTACATTGTTTTTACCTACAGGGCTCTATTATGTGACACTGCTATGCACATTAGGAGAGAACGTATGTTATTTGTATGAGGTCTGATTGTTGGCAGAACAGCAACCATGAGGCTTCAGGTGACCTCTCACCTCTAACGCGCAGAGCCTAGTCTTCCTCAGTAAATGAAGATAAATAAGGGCCAAATATCTGTTGTCTTGACAGTTACATTGAATCGGAACTAAACCTCccaatcctttacagccaaggaagctgccatcttagtctctgtttgatctgcagttgccatgcgttatcagttatgacaccagctattctTGATTTCTTGACAGTTCTTTTAAGAGAGTAAAgccactgtgacagttatcattcatggcatggcTTGAGTGTAACTGTTTtgagaaactgttaaattgatgggtttacttccactttaaggtttaaatatttatttttctgcatAACCCGTATGTGATCCTATaaagatgtctactcacaaacataaaAGTAAAACTCGCTCAGCAAGCCACATGAATGGCTGATCTCCCATACAATGCTTGGACTACCCAGCCAAGGGAGGGGTCCCAACTAGGACACagctggctgacgcgttttgaaggaCCGACCTTCTTGTTCAGAGCCTCTTTATGGTCTTATCTTgatcttttaataaatctgttggataatgcactaggccagtgcgccctcttttttcttttattctttcagCATGGGCAGGAcgaccccagtcctagagggcagcaaggcatctCAGGAATTATCCACTGTTTTATCAGATACTATGGACCCTATAGAGTCAGCCCACTCATGTGCAGGAGTTTGTTGTTGTATGTGAtcctatttaaagtggtgttccggccgaaattatactttttaaataaaaatacccctataatacacaagcttaatgtattctagtaaagttagtctgtaaactaaggtctgttttgttagtttatagcagtagtttgttattttataaacttacagcaggctgtggccatcttaagtgtggacacctaaagccagactgtatttcttcctggatctcatccttgcagatctcgcacatgctcagtgcagcacaagcagtgtaataggtttcaggtcaggtttccatagcaacggcagtttcagaggaagttgccgccccttcccagagggcattgcaaacaggaaatgatgcgatgggccgcggccagggaggaggaagtgaaaaatgaatacagcagatatacagtaggtactgagaaaaaaaaaatatccaattcgtttacagtgcacagtttagtgagggatgctaaagagttgtaatagtgagtggaactccactttaaccccttcctgccagctGTCAAAAAATCTTAAATTGGAaccaaacccatcgatttaacagttttaaAAAGGATTACATTTTCGCCatgtgctgggaatgtaactgtcatattggttgtgctctcaacccaactgtcaaatcatcaaatggctggtgtcataactgatcacattcgcagcaccatggcagttaaaGATCAAACAGTGGCCAAgagggcagcttccttggctgaaaatgataaggaaggtttagttctgctttaacaactgAACCCAGGAGAGGCATTTCATGGGCTTCCTGATCACATGATCATTGTGAGTGCCTGTCACCATCACCACAAGATCAGTATCCTGTCCTACCGGCTCCCGATCGTCACTCTGTGACTGGGAGCTATTGGTGAAAGCGAGGTTACAATGTTGGCAATGCATGATTGAGCACAAAATGGTAACACTTATATGTGGCAGCACAGAGTAAGACCCACCTTTGTGTTGATATATATCTATGAAGTTGTAAAGAACAGCAGGTACAGTTTCTGGCCAACATATAGAAGAAGATCTCCAAGATCGCCAAGAGTAACAAGGACACAGCATAAGATCAAACTGTCCAATCCACGACAAAATGAGAAGGGTTTTACATGGCATTATTCTCTGAAGTATGTTaaccatacatatatacagtacatagacaTTTTGTCTTCACACTGCCTATTGTACTCCTATCATCTGATttccaattgttttatactttGCTGGATGTTCTATAGGACATCTCCagttatgtttttatatattaatgtcaattttgtttgtcaAATTGAACAAAATAAATCTGTGAACGTATTGTATAGAAAAGTATTGCTGTGATCTTGAAATGAAAGCCTAACTTTAAGGCCTCCACCTTACAAAAGCCCCCCACTCTGCTGGACTGCTCCCCATCCATTCAAAAAGGGTTCCTTCTAGCAGTGGAGGTGGGCGCTCCTCATTTCTTGAATGAATGGCGCTCAATTAGTGATGTGGGTGTAGTTATTTGCAGCATTCtgaaagaagaagaagacattgtggggctttatatgaagcacacagctaGGAATAAACCAACCAATGATTATATGGTAATGCATGTTTAATATTGCATAGGAGTACACATAACACATAGGACAGTAAAAATGATATAtaacattatattatattttttactatattgaaATGTTTCCATCAATTATTAAGTTATATATGCTACCATGCCTATTGACATAGGTACACATGCCCTAGGCTAATTTCcatgttattatgttggaatacttgtGCAAAATATATGAATTGTATAGATAGTTCTTACTGAGAtttattatatatcatttttactgTCCTATGTGTTATGTGTACTCCTATGCAATATTAGTCCCACAATGTCGACCCCTTTTTTCATATGTACTAGGGATGGAGGTATATGAACTTACTAGTCATTTCCTCatccaaatctcccctccccctttttcaatttcatttgcagcattttgctggGGGGATTGAGGTGTCCATGACACCGCTCACAGGAAGTAGTTTGAACAATGTTGGCTGTCATCCAACTGAGAAGGAGGCTGGTTGCTGGCAATAGCAGACAAAGAAGAGagcgttagacccctttcacacgggaggcATTTTtctggcgctttagcgctaaaaatagtgcctgtaaagcacctgaaaaaaggcgtcacaaaaagtcctgcaagcagcttctttgcagtgctataggagcggtgtattcaccactcctataGTGCCCTTGCCCatcgaaatcaatgggcagcgccgccgtacCACCGCTGCAGCGGCGTTTGGTGGGCAATTTTAACTCTTTTTCGGCTGATAGCGGaagttaaaactgccccactatcAGCCGAATAACACCACTAAAACTACGGTAtagtagcgctaaaaatagcaccactATACCGCCGACGCCCAGGAGCtttcagtgtgaaagagctcttagaGTGGCAGTTCACtgcaaactttttatttatttaacagggaggcggggggattttttttttttgtataactggAGCTCTGCTTGGAGTTTTAAAGTTTAACCAAAGCCCCACACACACTAAGAGAttctctgctgatttttgtcttcagatttaccaaaaccatgtagtgcaagggcctgcctgattgcatacaaattgaaactcctaaggtttgacctcatattatatggttttgttaaatctgaaggaaaaaatcagcagaaaatctgatagcgtgtatggggctttaaggtTATATTTTGATGCACGCCTTTTCATTTGACCATTTCCTATTTGCAGATTCCGTTCCTGTATGAGACGCCTAAATGGTCCAATTATGGCTAACAATGCTTCCGATTCTAAGCACTGCTTGTGACAATCAGGGTGACTCTGTTCCTCAAGGAAGATAATGGGTCATGGGAGGTGCAATTTGCTCATTATAGCACATGCAGACTTTCCTGCTTGTTATAAAGCCCCCCCGAGAGGATTTCAATCCTTCACATGTGGCTATGTACCACTTTTACTCCAGGGCAACTATCACAGCAGCTTTAGTGTCGGTACAAAACGGACCTGTAGCTCAGTGCAGACTTTTAGGAAAAGCAAGGAGCCAAGGGAGTGTGTGTacgcactgtgtgttctgacacctttctatgggAACCAACATTAActtcagcaatttgagctccagtagctcttctattggatcagactaaaGAGGCCAACCTTCGCTCCCTCTGTGCATCAATGAGCTTTGGCTATGACCCTGTCGCCAGTTCACATTTGTTCTCTTCCTTggtccacttttggtaggtcctgaccactgcagaccgggaacatcccacaagagctgcagttttggagatgctctgacccagtagcagtggtggcccgtcaatAGAGGCCGCTCCTCATCATAAATAATAATGGCCCTTTATGTGTGTGCGGGACACTGGACACACAGGTCATATGGAAAGCATGAcgtgtttgcaatcacgtgattgcaaacagGAAGCTCTATTGGCTAGAATGTCATCGGGGTGCAGAGCTCTGCGCCCTGAACACTCCCAGTTTTAGTGATTGGCAGGTCCCATGCTGTCAGTTTCTGGCTGGTCCGAAGGTGGATGCTGTGAGAGCTGCAagcaagagggggggagaggggtgacacctgatgtgaagggggactctgatggggatgccagatgtaaagggggactctgatggggatgccagatgtaaagggggactctgatggggatgccagatgtaaagggggactctgatggggatgccagatgtaaagggggactctcatGGGGAtgccagatgtaaagggggactctgatggggaatgtgtgatgtgaaggggaactctgatggggaattttgtgatgtgaagggggactctgatgcgggcgcctgatggggacacccgatgtaaaggagaactctgatggggacacctgatgtaaagggggactctccatgaatctggcctttatggaatggTAAATAAAAATGGAAATCGCACTAATTGATCACACTAAAAATGACATATGAAAGCCAAATGTTCATTAATCAGTCCACCAAAGATTGTAATAGTGAATCTTGAATTATTGATGTTAgtctccaccatccaccaccttgtGCAACAGTGCTGCCACCAACAGCTGAATAACCTTCTTACCAGCTCCAGTAgatccctcattacaagggatcaCTCTGCGCctatggcttataacccagcctggGCCTCTCTCCTGGTTGCAGGCTTCCCTGTGCCCACGGTGTCACTTAGGAGGATGGATATGCAGTTCACCAAAAGgataaaaggctccacatagtgtaaaatcctttaaGCGTTtaataagataaaaaacaaaattgcacttaCAACAGCGATTATGGACTGATTAACGGACATTTGGCTTTCATATGTTATTTTAGCGTGAATAATTAgcgctagggctgcaactaacgattattttcataatcgattagttggtcgataattgcttcgattaatcgattattcggttaataaccttaagaaaaaaaaaaagtgtggtgtataatttagttaatttgtatagttttttaaaaaaagggtaatttattcttaaaaatctctatgcagtggtaaatataaataaccaactatatggttagggagcaaaatatcgaatccactctgagcataacagacagaagagatatattgtatatactattagaggaggagatatatactattagaggagatatactgtatatactattagaggagatatactgtatatactattaaagggttaatctggtaaatatcatcagactcagtgatcacatttttttaattaaaaacaaaaaccatgtcttccttcaaaaaaaaaaatgtaattttaagaacgttcgttctttcattcagcgaatgtacaaagatttttcttctgaatattctcgcctgaaaattgatcggtgtggccagcataaggctcagtacacacctatacagtttgcttttcatctgtttctgcagtgctttttgctgtgcgttttgattctTGTGcgtgcgatttgcatttttgcatttttttagccaatttgttgttgggcagattaaaaaacacatattgctgcaaaaacgcattacatgcttttctgcagcttctctattgaagtatattgaaccaaaaaagcaccgttttgcgtgaacgtgtcccataggaaaccatgtgaatgaactgtagtgcgtttctgcaaaaagcaccaaaaaacacatagatgtgaaccaggtctaagacgtttagtaacataatggggtgaaaaaaacaaaattagccctttatagaggggaaaaaaaaaaaaaaagcagataatcactactgtaagggtttaattttttttagtgtagaaccgtgaaagtaatatttgcagtagcgattatttgctctttttgtactataaagggctaattttaggttttgtttaaccccattatgttactggccgattaatcgattatgaaaatagtaatcgattaatttcataatcgattagttgtcgattaatcgattagttgtttcagccctaattagCGCAATTCCATTTTTAAATACCATTGTTGAACTGTGATTATGTCATACATGAGAATTGCTGCTTGATCTATTTTATTTGTAATCTCCCAATAGCGCAGTCTTTTAATTTcttctttatggaagagtggcaattagaaagccattgttgaaagaaagtcataagaagtcctgtttgcgagaagccatgtggaggacacagcaaacatgtggaagaaggtgctctggtcagatgagaccaaaatgtaacttttttggcctaaaagcaaaacgctatgtgtggcggaaaacgaacactgcacatcaccctgaacacatccccaccgtgaaacatggtggtggcagcatcatggtgtggagatgctttttcttcagcagggacagggaagctggtcagagttgatgggaagatggatgaaaccaaatacagggcaatcttagaagaaaacctgttagagtctgcaaaagacttaagactggagtggaggttcaacttccagcaggacaacactaaacatacaggcagagctacaaGGGAATGGTTTTGatgaaaacatattcatgtgttaaaatggcccagtcaaagaccagacctgaggcttgattcacatctatgcatgttacttttgagcgtttttacagcgttatttttagactgtatacagtaaaaaaaaaaaaaaaaagccaaaaacacgaagcgctgtaaaaacgctgtacttgtgtttttgatgctggtccattgaattctattacatgcaaaacgctgcattttgcatgaaaaaagtccctgaccctttccaaaaacgcagaggtacaaaaatgcattgatgtgaacatgttccataggaacccatgttaaaaaattcccatgcatttctgcaaaatgcatcaaaaaatgcattagtgtgaatagagcctaaatccaattgagaatctgtggcaagacttgaaaaatggtgttcacagacgctctccatccaatctgacagaacttaagctattttgcaaagaagaatggacaaaaatgtccctctctagctgtgcaaagttggtagagacatccccaaaaagacttgcagctgtaattgcagagaaaggtggttctacaaagtattgtgtggggtgcatttgtattcagcccccctcttttcacatatttgtaaaaaaaattggaaaaccatttatcattttccttccaccacacacacacttttttctgTTCATTTTAAAAACCATTGGTCTGGACGAACCTGATATTTGTCTGGTTCTTATTGCCAGTAGTATTTTAATGCTTTTAGTTATTATAGGGTAAAACCCATACACAGAGGGACCAAAACTAGTTTTATTTCAACACCGATTTTCTTGAAACCATAAAGTGCAAGAATGAAAATTTATTAGAATTcagaaaaagtaatttttttttaatgaaaagtataaaatatttacaCATGGTGTCACAATCACCAACTCACAGAAAGAGACACACAAAGAACAGCAGAAGGAGTAAAGGATCAAATAACTGAATTATCAGATATGTTAAGCATTTTGGTGATCTGGAACAATTACAACATACAGATATATCCAGTACAGTGCTAGATTTTCCCATTGTTATCATCAATGTACTTTGTGAGCTATTTTGGGCACAGTTAAAAGTAGAACTCCCGGCTAAATTTATCTAatcttaaaggatacgttcacctttgggACACATTACCTGCTCCAGCCATTTTTAGGGTGGAccatgtaaccagttttcaatgCTGCAGCCTCCCCCCCCGACCCACCGCCTTGAATGACAGCGAGCCGGGGacctttacaattaaaaaaaaaaaaaaaaaaaaaaaagaaaaaaaactgcagccGTTCAAGGCTCCGTGCACCTGGCCATGTCCTTCATTCACAGAGTTCGGTGAATTGAAGAACTACAAGCACTGACATCCTTGGGCCTTGCAGCTGTcggattgtagttctcaatgaacaacCAGGGTGTTGTTGAGCACTCTGGTAGTTTGTTCTTTTCTGTTATTGTGCAACTGTCTGCCcatgaggtacaagcagacagcttacactgacagtctgcagaagTCCCGCACTGCACCCgagatctgctgattgtgggtgcaatgttttGCAGCATcctagttaaaaaaaagaaaaaaaaaaattagatgccTATTGTACCtgaaaaaaagatgtgcatttgtttgttttttttctaacagacgtgaacttatcctttaaaaccaaCCCCGCACCCCCCTTCTAACATCTATACTAACCTGTAGAAAAAAAGACGcaaatacttacctattctcagggcgcACCACGATCCCCCCTATCATCCAGCTCTGGCAAcagcagaggagagagagagagaattccgACGATGGCTGGAATGCCTgagcggtgacatcacccataagcTTACAATGGGCCATCTGTtgctggtgctccctcctctcccctgaagctgctgCTAGCTAAGAGAGAAGAGCTGAGTGCATGAACAGAGTGAAGCGCCCTAAGAATAGGTAGGTATATGGACCTTTCCCCTACAGGGTAGTTCGTATAGGTGTTGGAAGGGAGTAGTTTTAGGATAGTTTAAGCCTTGGCATtctacttaaaagaaaaaaaataataataatagttccaAAAATTTTGTATAATTAGATCTCCACCAAGAGCGGACATTCCAGTTTAAAGTGCAGACCTGTGGTATGGATCTTATTTGCTCCACTTTAGCTTTTGATACGTTGGGGTCGATTCACTAAAGATTAAGGTGTGGCTTTCTTTCACTACTATTCGCTATCTGCTCATTTTTGCAATCAGAAATATGTTTCCATGTCACTAGACAATTTTATTGCATGGATTTGTCAAATTTATGTCATGCATAAACCTTTCACGATTTAGTTTTTGTGGTACTTACAATGGAAGTAAAAATTTACTGCACAGGTTttggtcctttaaccacttcagccccagaaggttccacccccttcatgaccaggccattttttgcgata from Aquarana catesbeiana isolate 2022-GZ linkage group LG04, ASM4218655v1, whole genome shotgun sequence includes the following:
- the RD3 gene encoding protein RD3; amino-acid sequence: MALTSWFRWNESNLRLSQRNPSDMVVDTLMMELSWQMKQAEKQHREKENEYRKIKTGVDYSWLVSYPKHNFDISPGERLQLEDSCSKIHPSYCGPVILRFRQLIAEYEPDVQEVPRLFRSVLQEANEKLREEEDAKKLARQWNTKRAMSLSLTTFKSRARIYPFASDIKTISEDVEREIEPTRRVWSMPEFRTTKED